GCCTTCGCGGCGGAGGCCTGGGCCCAGGAGATCAACATGCCGACCGAGGACGCCCGGGAGGGATTGCGGGCATTCGTGGAACGTCGGGAGCCGGAGTTCCGGGGCCGGTGAGGGTCACCGGTCGCCGGGGTTCCCATCTGACACACCGTCAGCTTCAATGGGAGACGTGATGGGACACGCAGGGGCAGCGGCCGCCGCCGTCCGGTATCTGAGGCCGAGGGCCGTGGAGCCTTTGCCGCGGCCGGAGTTGCGGTGTGTGCGGGAGAACGAGCGGGTTCCGGTGGAGCCGGGCGAGTTCCGGCGGGTGCTGGGAAGCTTCGCGACCGGGGTCACGGTCATCACCGCCCCGGCCGCCGAGGGCGAACCGGGCCCCGCCGGCTTCGCCTGCCAGTCTTTCTCCTCCCTCTCCCTCGACCCGCCCCTGATCTGCTTCATGGTGGGCCGTACGTCGACGACGTGGCCGCGCATCGCCCGCGCGGGCGTCTTCTGCGTCAACGTCCTCGGCGCCGGCCAGGGCGAACTGTGCCGGGCCTTCGCGGTGAGCGGCGCGGACAAGTTCGCGGGCGTGCCGTACGACGCGGCCCCCGTCTCCGGCTCCCCGCGCCTGACCGGCGCCGCCGCCTGGATCGACTGCACGATCCACGCCGTACACACCGGCGGCGACCACCTCATCGTCGTGGGCCGGGTGACCGCCCTCGGCACGGAGGAGCCGGCCGATCCGCTCCTCTTCCACCAGGGGCGGTTCGCCCGGCTTGCTCCCCAGGCGTGACGATCAGCGGTCGCCGGGCGCCCTCAGGTGTTGCGTGCGAGGCCTACGCGAACTGCTGGAGGAAGGCCTGCCAGCTATCGCGGGAGACGGTGAGGAGGGGGCCGGCGGGGTGCTTGCTGTCGCGGACGGCCCGGCCGCCGGGAGCCGTGTCGGCGACCTCGACGCAGGCGTTCTCCTGGCCCGAGTACGACGACTTCCAGAAGGGGCTTACGACCTCGGTCACGATGTGTCTTCCCTCAAGCTCCGCAGTATGCCCCGGATGAGCTTCGCGCTCGTGTCCGGCGCCAATGCTGACGATCGTAGTAGGTCGTATGCATTGGCGTAAGCGGCAAGGTCCTCGGCCCCTTCGAGGACCGACGTGCCTCGCAGATTGTCCATGGCGACCGCTTCGACCGTCGGCTCCTCGTCGAAGCTGAAGGAGTAGAAGGCGGAGGAATAGCCGGCCAGGACACCCGCACTGAACGGCAGCACCTGCACGGTGACGTTCTTCCGCTTACCGATCTCAAGGATCGCGGACAACTGCTCTCGGTGAATCTCGACGTTCACCAGCGGGTGCGCGACGACCGCTTCCCAGAGGATGGCCGTGTACGAGGCTCCGCCCTCTTCAATCTTCGCCTGCCGCCCCACGCGCACCTTCACCAACTCGGCGGCCCGTTCCGGATCGATGCAGTGAGGGCCGTCGGCGATAACCGCCTCCGCGTAGGCCTGAGTTTGCAGGAGCCCTGGCACCATGACCGGCTGCCACTCGCGAATGTAAGTCGCGTCATCCTCCAGCGCGATGTGGTCGACGTAGTCCGGCCGCAGGTGTTCGGCATGCTCAAGCCACCAGCCCCGATTCTTCGAGTGCTTGGCCAAGTCCTCCAACTTGGCGCACACTTCCGGATCCGTGACGCCATACGCGTCCAGCAAGAGCCGGACCTCGATGACGCGCGGAGTGGCGTGCCCACTCTCAACGCGACTGATCCGGGCTTGACTTGACGCGATCACCTCGGCTGCCCGAGGCTGGTCCAGATTGGCCGCCTGGCGGTACCGCCTGAGCGCCGTACCCAGACGCCTGCTGCGCACCGTCGGCCGTCCACCTGCGGGCATGGGACCTCCCCTCTCCTTCGGCAACCATGCCACACC
The genomic region above belongs to Streptomyces sp. CG1 and contains:
- a CDS encoding flavin reductase family protein, whose translation is MGHAGAAAAAVRYLRPRAVEPLPRPELRCVRENERVPVEPGEFRRVLGSFATGVTVITAPAAEGEPGPAGFACQSFSSLSLDPPLICFMVGRTSTTWPRIARAGVFCVNVLGAGQGELCRAFAVSGADKFAGVPYDAAPVSGSPRLTGAAAWIDCTIHAVHTGGDHLIVVGRVTALGTEEPADPLLFHQGRFARLAPQA
- a CDS encoding DUF397 domain-containing protein; this translates as MTEVVSPFWKSSYSGQENACVEVADTAPGGRAVRDSKHPAGPLLTVSRDSWQAFLQQFA
- a CDS encoding helix-turn-helix domain-containing protein — translated: MPAGGRPTVRSRRLGTALRRYRQAANLDQPRAAEVIASSQARISRVESGHATPRVIEVRLLLDAYGVTDPEVCAKLEDLAKHSKNRGWWLEHAEHLRPDYVDHIALEDDATYIREWQPVMVPGLLQTQAYAEAVIADGPHCIDPERAAELVKVRVGRQAKIEEGGASYTAILWEAVVAHPLVNVEIHREQLSAILEIGKRKNVTVQVLPFSAGVLAGYSSAFYSFSFDEEPTVEAVAMDNLRGTSVLEGAEDLAAYANAYDLLRSSALAPDTSAKLIRGILRSLREDTS